Proteins co-encoded in one Stomoxys calcitrans chromosome 5, idStoCalc2.1, whole genome shotgun sequence genomic window:
- the LOC106092253 gene encoding mRNA-decapping enzyme 1A: protein MADKSKTRMNLAAIKKVDPYAKDIVDTSSHVAFYIFDSDQNEWEKTDVEGAFFIYSRNAQPFHSIFINNRLNTTSFVEPITTHLELQAQAPFLLYRNERSRIRGFWFYNSLECERISKLVNDLVLTAAGSGACDTASENGSHYNDVKQNNNVNIFKMLSNAQQEFNSSQNQKRQFATANNSQTPLKASGNVLKFFEAAEVAYTPRILPNTLSVEQLEKQQRDIQPSQQQTLCEDLNTQLYNKPSENNTKRLSCSLLENTPSTLINHPIPRPGSSTSAGENKSVLNRGPDFGFTQALTAATCSTGNLPGEQISLSKIFSNLNLQKSLSSQSTADIKPALMPPTMFDKPATGPLQNAPVQPILAHQEQKEPLNKFQFIQAFNYLIQNDDDFVEKLHEAYLTKFGTYQ from the coding sequence ATGGCTGATAAGAGTAAGACGCGAATGAATTTAGCGGCTATAAAGAAAGTCGACCCATATGCCAAGGACATTGTGGATACATCCTCTCATGTGGCGTTTTACATATTTGATTCGGATCAAAATGAATGGGAGAAAACTGATGTCGAAGGGGCCTTTTTTATCTACAGTCGTAATGCTCAACCATTTCACAGTATTTTTATAAACAATCGTCTTAACACAACTTCCTTTGTGGAACCTATTACCACACATCTAGAGTTGCAGGCACAGGCACCTTTCCTTTTGTACCGTAATGAAAGGTCTCGTATTCGAggattttggttttacaacagcTTAGAATGTGAACGCATTAGCAAGCTGGTGAATGATCTGGTGTTGACTGCAGCCGGTTCCGGTGCGTGTGACACTGCTTCTGAGAATGGTTCTCACTACAACGAtgttaaacaaaataataatgtaAACATATTTAAAATGCTGTCGAATGCACAGCAGGAATTTAACAGTAGTCAAAATCAGAAAAGACAATTTGCGACGGCAAATAACTCGCAAACGCCTTTAAAGGCTTCTGGCaatgtattgaaattttttgaagcaGCAGAAGTTGCTTATACGCCACGGATATTACCAAATACATTGTCTGTTGAACAGCTGGAAAAACAACAGCGCGATATTCAACCATCTCAGCAGCAAACACTCTGCGAGGATTTAAATACTCAATTGTACAATAAACCATCGGAAAACAACACAAAACGGTTGTCCTGTTCCTTGTTGGAAAACACACCCAGTACACTTATCAATCATCCGATACCCCGGCCTGGCAGCTCTACCTCAGCAGGGGAAAATAAATCTGTACTCAATCGGGGTCCAGATTTTGGGTTCACACAAGCTCTTACAGCGGCTACATGCTCGACCGGCAATCTACCAGGGGAACAAATTTCTCTCagcaaaatattttccaatctcAACTTGCAAAAGAGTTTGTCATCTCAATCAACAGCTGACATAAAACCGGCACTCATGCCACCCACAATGTTTGACAAACCGGCGACAGGACCTTTACAAAATGCACCTGTGCAGCCAATACTGGCACACCAAGAACAGAAGGAAcctttaaataaatttcaatttatacAAGCTTTCAATTATCTAATACAAAATGATGATGATTTTGTAGAAAAACTACACGAGGCCTATCTAACGAAGTTTGGCACATATCAATAA
- the LOC106092251 gene encoding uncharacterized protein LOC106092251, with protein MAYINVAEWSPDQVTDWIKGLDDSMYTYVYSFINNGVGGHQLLNIRPYELEQLGMISIGHQEIVLEAVENLRNFHYNLDKENLQFMALHVATAARSLHRQLSLKNGESMIETQVLNDITRTIATIKPLICWLDRSPFQGQFQFTEICRKMLRLGLEMATIAQRERFVEHPVEQIRTTAETLERLANYIIQDITDPMLLQPASLNLVTLKKRESELGFNIETSYHGIHRVTDIKHNSPAHNSGKIEDGDEIVQINYQTVVGWQYKTVLLQLRESLPDVLLTLKKRPKHTKIYGQIYMQPYRLPSKKRNIGARWGENATSARPGFLAVPETTYKIPLTLNSENEKNDDADTDSICSDILTPTDAKVLEKESRLYYPKPRAMLQRRNTICGDEILRHKSLGLVSHWIESKAGIGTDPSSPSLRDKSVSFGFGLEITSRPTTCIGISGGPNAKYASEFGDNKKLRQIVEQPNEQALSSKPGVCKVVRFDSGMKAEDYTLDEKYTCNVQNTILETFEPIPFVDEEDDGIEALRFAQEKTEKVLDTLERIVGGNPNNSLVETINVPLVVRRGRLDKSHSTPTYDNSGEDSDTPPAIEPRKEFLLITPPVPPPRPKKQIVPVPPPKPPGLMQTMYASATTQAQAIQSLTSPPQKLTTKSQILSPTNADEVDKSPNCSNSSLSLSAVYTDSPNESGELHTPTKTRVLTLKKKHSLINKRRNVNLKLLGTGDIQGYLYRRTKDKRGVTFWARLYFVMMDTILYGFRSKESSKANCVIFLPGFTVSLAKEVHSKTFAFKVYHSAKTFYFAAESQDALSQWVEFIRQSTLTLNTSISGSEAAVNAHDLFSENESSSEESENHVITPCTPSPQSGKDSPQSQLVTGKSQNNTPISTKSDRRYLGSLRKLTKGSLQFKSSSTSEKKISNDIPVPTEQFRSYRKVPGGSFGIQIGANTPGYHDSTMHPFNMSNSSICEEQQMATKTLGTAVSSPSESNPLPLMLSQTGKVNTFCDSTLGSLEPPTSPAPLPSHQKEFAQAVSTVVTDTHTPQYPSSNVTSPSKSIKKIPYNFIHASNPNLVEFDFQTSRTLDYNLPKINSSNAWDALPNNIQGFVTLKDLMLQKQEEEAQEMYNNRVLLGVEKKDEHKRSAPQKSLAQVNEAMESNQNSEDSKKVSKTQSRSLPKPPDYEISFKPDDEDIQLTRTKEGLKLRDFGYELISGDEPLGTSSISRHFIHTARQFHHHSDTHDSSSTNGSNWASAMKSRPFLLSSNKNKKNSTSSSCSSADFNVNTTGERRLGSFKKKGKLESFKTSSEKIFQFGKHSSGGNVGVVGTTMTLPLNKKSFNPTHDVSGTSGIKKSHTYNNDLKEKAAKYDAQRKNSAPMPIFGKLSFSSSASTTNANSKNDNKKDKKNCNSPLLHRSTGHHNNANSSQAGSTSASSNTYSGRDYDHEIFSQVIFPKKSSNRKQSIMPPVANTEIITAPDVTAPPPPTKTPSTNANDLTIQSSSSNAPTTEYPNMQCPPVFEPDIYSLDPNASLLLRRNNNNNHSVSEDN; from the exons ATGGCGTATATAAATGTGGCTGAGTGGTCTCCGGACCAGGTAACGGATTGGATAAAAG GGTTGGACGACTCCATGTACACTTATGTGTACTCCTTTATAAATAATGGAGTTGGTGGACATCAATTGTTGAATATAAGACCTTATGAACTGGAACAGTTGGGAATGATATCCATAGGTCATCAAGAAATAGTGTTGGAAGCAGTCGAGaatttaaggaatttt CACTACAATTTGGATAAGGAGAATTTGCAGTTTATGGCATTGCATGTGGCCACTGCCGCCCGAAGTCTGCACCGACAGCTATCTCTAAAGAATGGAGAGTCAATGATTGAGACACAAGTTCTAAATGACATTACAAGAACAATAGCGACTATAAAGCCATTGATTTGTTGGCTTGATCGCTCGCCTTTTCAAGGGCAATTTCAATTTACCGAAATATGCCGTAAAATGTTGAGACTTGGCCTGGAAATGGCGACTATTGCTCAGAGAGAAAGGTTTGTTGAACATCCGGTTGAACAAATTCGTACAACTGCTGAAACATTGGAGCGTTTGGCAAATTACATCATCCAGGATATAACGGACCCTATGCTTTTGCAACCTGCATCGCTAAACTTAGTCACACTAAAAAAAAGGGAGTCCGAACTTGGTTTTAATATTGAAACAAGTTATCATGGCATACATCGCGTAACAGATATAAAACATAACTCACCAGCTCATAATTCTGGTAAAATCGAAGATGGAGATGAAATAGTGCAGATAAATTATCAAACAGTTGTAGGATGGCAGTATAAGACAGTTTTATTACAGCTAAGGGAGTCATTACCTGATGTTTTGTTAACGTTGAAAAAACGACCTAAACATACGAAGATATACGGCCAAATTTATATGCAACCGTATCGGCTTCCTAGCAAGAAACGAAACATCGGTGCCCGTTGGGGGGAAAATGCAACAAGTGCCCGCCCTGGGTTTCTTGCCGTCCCTGAGACTACATATAAAATTCCACTCACTTTGAATTCAGAGAATGAGAAAAACGATGATGCGGATACGGATTCTATATGCAGTGATATATTAACGCCAACAGATGCCAAAGTTTTGGAAAAAGAAAGCCGTTTGTACTATCCGAAACCAAGAGCAATGTTACAAAGGCGTAACACCATATGTGGCGACGAAATATTAAGGCATAAAAGTTTGGGTTTGGTTTCCCATTGGATTGAAAGCAAAGCGGGTATAGGTACAGATCCGTCATCACCAAGTTTACGTGACAAATCCGTGTCATTTGGCTTCGGTTTGGAAATAACTTCTAGACCAACAACTTGTATTGGCATTAGTGGCGGCCCTAACGCTAAATACGCGAGCGAATTCGGCGATAACAAGAAATTGCGCCAAATTGTTGAGCAGCCAAATGAGCAAGCACTTtcttcgaagccaggcgtttgTAAAGTTGTACGCTTCGACTCAGGCATGAAGGCGGAGGACTATACCCTTGATGAGAAATATACGTGTAATGTTCAAAACACGATACTGGAAACTTTTGAGCCTATTCCATTTGTAGATGAGGAAGATGATGGTATTGAAGCATTGCGTTTCGCTCaggaaaaaactgaaaaagtctTAGACACACTTGAGAGAATTGTTGGTGGTAATCCCAACAACTCTTTAGTAGAAACTATCAATGTTCCACTTGTAGTAAGGCGTGGTAGATTGGATAAAAGCCATAGTACACCGACGTATGACAACTCCGGTGAAGATTCAGACACACCTCCTGCAATTGAGCCGCGCAAAGAATTTCTTTTGATAACTCCACCAGTACCGCCGCCTCGTCCCAAGAAGCAAATTGTTCCTGTACCACCACCGAAACCCCCTGGTTTAATGCAAACAATGTATGCTTCTGCCACTACACAAGCTCAAGCTATTCAGAGTTTAACTTCACCCCCTCAGAAATTAACCACCAAATCGCAAATATTATCACCTACTAATGCGGATGAAGTAGATAAGTCACCAAACTGCAGTAATAGTTCGTTGTCATTATCAGCGGTTTACACCGATTCTCCAAATGAAAGTGGCGAACTTCATACACCCACAAAAACTCGTGTCTTGACGCTGAAAAAGAAACACAGCTTAATAAATAAAAGACGAAATGTAAATCTTAAGTTGTTAGGTACAGGTGATATACAAGGATATTTGTACAGGCGAACCAAAGACAAGCGTGGCGTGACTTTTTGGGCACGTTTATACTTTGTTATGATGGACACTATATTATATGGATTCCGATCAAAAGAATCATCAAAGGCTAATTGTGTTATATTTTTGCCTGGTTTTACGGTGTCGTTAGCAAAG GAAGTACATTCAAAAACGTTTGCCTTTAAGGTTTACCATTCAGCTAAAACCTTTTATTTTGCTGCGGAGTCTCAAGATGCACTAAGCCAATGGGTGGAATTCATTCGTCAGTCTACCCTAACTTTGAACACTTCTATATCTGGTTCTGAGGCAGCAGTTAACGCCCATGACCTGTTTTCTGAGAATGAAAGTTCAAGTGAAGAAAGTGAAAACCATGTTATTACACCATGTACGCCTTCCCCCCAATCTGGTAAGGATTCTCCCCAAAGTCAATTGGTAACTGGGAAATCGCAAAACAATACACCGATTTCAACAAAAAGTGACCGGCGATATTTAGGCTCATTAAGAAAACTTACTAAGGGCTCCTTACAATTCAAAAGTTCGTCGACGAGCGAAAAAAAGATATCGAATGACATACCAGTACCTACTGAACAGTTTCGTTCTTATAGAAAAGTACCAGGTGGTAGCTTCGGTATACAAATAGGTGCTAATACACCAGGATATCATGATTCAACAATGCATCCATTTAATATGTCAAATAGTTCTATCTGTGAAGAACAACAAATGGCAACAAAAACTCTTGGCACGGCTGTTTCTTCGCCTTCGGAAAGTAATCCGTTACCACTAATGCTTTCTCAAACAGGCAAAGTCAATACTTTTTGTGATTCTACGTTGGGAAGTCTAGAACCTCCTACTTCGCCTGCACCATTGCCGTCTCATCAAAAAGAATTCGCCCAAGCAGTATCAACAGTAGTAACGGATACGCACACGCCACAATATCCCTCTTCAAACGTGACGAGTCCTAgcaaaagtattaaaaaaataccATACAATTTCATCCATGCATCTAATCCAAATTTGgtcgaatttgatttccaaactTCGCGGACATTGGATTATAACTTACCGAAAATAAACTCGAGTAATGCTTGGGACGCGCTACCCAACAACATTCAAGGATTTGTTACACTCAAAGATTTAATGCTACAAAAACAGGAGGAAGAGGCACAAGAAATGTATAATAATCGTGTTTTGTTGGGGGTTgaaaaaaaagacgaacacaaAAGAAGTGCACCTCAAAAATCGTTAGCGCAGGTTAATGAAGCAATGGAAAGCAATCAAAATTCAGAGGATAGTAAAAAAGTTTCCAAAACCCAAAGTCGCAGCCTACCAAAACCTCCCGACTATGAAATTAGTTTTAAACCTGATGATGAAGATATTCAACTCACGCGAACGAAAGAAGGATTAAAATTAAGGGACTTTGGTTATGAACTAATATCAGGCGATGAACCATTAGGAACATCATCGATTTCAAGACATTTCATACATACTGCACGTCAATTTCATCATCATTCGGATACTCATGATTCAAGCAGCACTAATGGCAGTAATTGGGCATCGGCAATGAAGTCTAGGCCATTTTTGCTAtcttcaaataaaaacaagaagaACTCAACGAGTAGTAGTTGCTCGTCTGCCGATTTTAATGTTAACACTACAGGGGAAAGAAGATTAGGAAGTTTTAAGAAGAAGGGAAAGTTAGAATCTTTTAAGACTTcgagtgaaaaaatttttcagtttgGAAAACATTCTTCCGGAGGAAACGTTGGCGTTGTTGGTACAACAATGACACTACCGCtcaataaaaaatcatttaaccCTACACATGATGTATCGGGCACTTCAGGTATTAAGAAAAGCCATACATACAATAATGATTTAAAAGAAAAAGCTGCTAAATACGATGCTCAGCGCAAAAATTCTGCCCCAATGCCAATCTTTGGTAAGCTCAGTTTTTCAAGTTCGGCTTCTACTACAAATGCAAATAGTAAAAATGATAACAAAaaggacaaaaaaaattgtaactcCCCCTTACTTCACCGATCGACAGGTCATCATAATAATGCCAATAGTTCGCAAGCTGGCTCTACGTCTGCGTCAAGTAATACATATTCAGGGCGTGATTATGACCACGAGATATTTTCGCAAGTGATATTCCCTAAAAAGAGTTCGAATCGCAAACAGAGCATTATGCCACCAGTTGCGAATACTGAAATTATAACAGCTCCCGATGTAACAGCACCTCCGCCACCAACAAAGACACCAAGCACAAATGCAAATGACTTAACAATACAATCATCATCTTCTAACGCACCCACGACCGAATATCCTAACATGCAATGTCCCCCAGTATTCGAACCGGACATCTACTCACTGGACCCAAATGCAAGTTTACTCCTCAGAaggaataataataacaaccacAGTGTCAGTGAAGATAATTGA